A single Cannabis sativa cultivar Pink pepper isolate KNU-18-1 chromosome 7, ASM2916894v1, whole genome shotgun sequence DNA region contains:
- the LOC133039859 gene encoding uncharacterized protein LOC133039859 isoform X1: protein MMSSDGIGGDPCKQISVSENVEVTDRRLVCFEMGATGLNVDSNIELEDDPIPVEETPLVDKRKSKKPIALTSPFMEYDSSISSSKDGSGYGVVKYVAGLCPLDDKIGEDVEHKDENDFDLWLGEGRRSKKDP from the exons ATG ATGTCTTCAGATGGAATTGGTGGTGATCCTTGTAAACAGATTTCAGTTTCTGAAAATGTTGAGGTTACGGATCGTCGTCTTGTTTGTTTtgag atggGTGCAACAGGTCTCAATGTTGATTCTAACATTGAACTTGAAGATGACCCAATTCCCGTTGAAGAAACTCCTCTTGTTGACAAGAGGAAATCTAAGAAACCCATAGCGCTGACGTCTCCGTTTATGGAGTATGACTCTTCCATTTCTAGTTCTAAAGATGGTTCTGGTTATGGAGTTGTTAAGTATGTGGCTGGGTTGTGTCCTCTCGATGATAAGATTGGTGAAGATGTAGAACATAAAGACGAGAATGATTTTGACTTGTGGCTTGGTGAAGGACGCCGATCGAAGAAAGAtccgtaa
- the LOC133039859 gene encoding uncharacterized protein LOC133039859 isoform X2, with protein MSSDGIGGDPCKQISVSENVEVTDRRLVCFEMGATGLNVDSNIELEDDPIPVEETPLVDKRKSKKPIALTSPFMEYDSSISSSKDGSGYGVVKYVAGLCPLDDKIGEDVEHKDENDFDLWLGEGRRSKKDP; from the exons ATGTCTTCAGATGGAATTGGTGGTGATCCTTGTAAACAGATTTCAGTTTCTGAAAATGTTGAGGTTACGGATCGTCGTCTTGTTTGTTTtgag atggGTGCAACAGGTCTCAATGTTGATTCTAACATTGAACTTGAAGATGACCCAATTCCCGTTGAAGAAACTCCTCTTGTTGACAAGAGGAAATCTAAGAAACCCATAGCGCTGACGTCTCCGTTTATGGAGTATGACTCTTCCATTTCTAGTTCTAAAGATGGTTCTGGTTATGGAGTTGTTAAGTATGTGGCTGGGTTGTGTCCTCTCGATGATAAGATTGGTGAAGATGTAGAACATAAAGACGAGAATGATTTTGACTTGTGGCTTGGTGAAGGACGCCGATCGAAGAAAGAtccgtaa
- the LOC133029223 gene encoding uncharacterized protein LOC133029223, with amino-acid sequence MEFEFHMRELDNLDKRIRPYLEKIGHEKWSRYHSENNRYSTMTSNIAEALNSANLAARETPVTTLMECLRAQMQEWTYNNRKEAQKCTTRLTPSSEKKLIGNYVQSLRLTVS; translated from the exons ATGGAGTTTGAATTCCATATGAGGGAGCTAGACAACTTGGATAAGCGCATAAGACCGTACCTGGAGAAAATTGGCCATGAAAAATGGTCAAGGTATCATTCAGAAAACAACAG GTACTCTACCATGACATCAAACATAGCTGAGGCACTGAACTCAGCAAATTTAGCAGCAAGGGAAACACCAGTGACAACATTAATGGAGTGCTTGAGGGCACAAATGCAAGAGTGGACATACAATAATAGAAAGGAGGCACAAAAATGCACAACAAGGCTGACACCATCATCTGAGAAAAAACTCATAGGGAACTATGTACAGTCATTGCGACTAACAGTAAGTTAA